The nucleotide window AAATCCAGAATTATCTGTAACTTTTCCACTGTAGTTGCAAAAAACATAGATCATAGAAAAGACTCAATATCACACATGAGTTTctcctttgttgtttttcattcatctttATTCTATCTCATTTCACTTGTCCTGAGTACTTGCACCTTTCTCACCCTGGAAGAGCTTTATGACATTGTCTCGAATCTGTTTTGCCTTTACCCCGTAAACAATAGGGTTGAGAGTTGGGGGAAGAAGAAGATAAAGATTAGCCACAACGATGTGAAGAGAAGAGGGAATAGCGTGTCCTCCAAAACGGTgggtaaagaaagtgaagaatgCTGGAACATAAGCGACAATAATGGCAGATATATGGGCAGTGCAGGTGCTGAAGGCTTTCTGCCGAGCGTCTGCTGAGGAGAGACTGACCACCGCCCGAAGGATCATAGTGTACGATACAGATATGCAGCAGATATCAAACACTCCAATCAGGAGGGCAACCACCAGACCATAGATGACATTGACCTTGATACTGGCGCAGGATAACTTCACCACTGACATGTGGTCACAATATGTATGGGAGATAATATTGCTTTGGCAGAAGGGCAAACGCTTAACCAAGAATGGAAAAGGAATCAT belongs to Bos indicus x Bos taurus breed Angus x Brahman F1 hybrid chromosome 15, Bos_hybrid_MaternalHap_v2.0, whole genome shotgun sequence and includes:
- the LOC113904999 gene encoding olfactory receptor 52N5-like — protein: MLVSNNSCMPPKYFILNGIPGLERVHVWISLPFCTMYIISLLGNLGLVYLIHHEESLHHPMYFFLAMLSLIDLFTSTTTLPNALCIFWFNLKEINFNACLVQMFFVHGFTGVESGVLMLMALDRYVAICYPLHYATILTNPIIAKAGLVTFLRGALLMIPFPFLVKRLPFCQSNIISHTYCDHMSVVKLSCASIKVNVIYGLVVALLIGVFDICCISVSYTMILRAVVSLSSADARQKAFSTCTAHISAIIVAYVPAFFTFFTHRFGGHAIPSSLHIVVANLYLLLPPTLNPIVYGVKAKQIRDNVIKLFQGEKGASTQDK